A stretch of the Papaver somniferum cultivar HN1 chromosome 6, ASM357369v1, whole genome shotgun sequence genome encodes the following:
- the LOC113286674 gene encoding cationic amino acid transporter 8, vacuolar-like isoform X3: MLLVLLGNPKHGKICLKSHKTRVRQIFQRSIYISAFCIFSPSLCAPMEEIQETATEKESDQPRSYWRWSKTDFFPEPSFQNWATYKTAITESGSRFKDRFLNRSTDSFELNVLQKQSENTLHRCLTWWDLMWLSFGSVVGTGIFVLTGQEAHNHAGSAIVISYAISGLSALLSVFCYTEFAVEVPVAGGSFSYLRIELGDFVAFIAAGNILLEAVVGAAGLARSWTSYFATIINRNPDSLRIHISSFAEGYNMLDPIAVVVLLITNTIAMLGTRGASKLNWIASLVTVALIVFIVIAGCVKGSVDNLTPFAPYGAGGIFQAAAVLFWAYTGFDMVATMAEETKKPEKDIPIGLIGSMSMITIVYCLMALSLSMMQKYTEIDVNAAYSVAFQSVGMKWAKYLVAAGALKGMTTGLIVGGLGQARYTTQIARSHMIPPWFALVHPKTGTPIYAALLVTICSACVALFSSLDVLSSVSSLSTLFIFMLMAVALIVRRYNARNVSSTVDRCKLGLFLFMIIGSSIGTSVYYSRNANGWIGHMITIPIWVLGNFGIMIFLPQQHFPKLL; the protein is encoded by the exons ATGCTCCTAGTTCTTTTAGGTAACCCAAAACACGGAAAGATATGTCTCAAATCCCACAAAACACGGGTTAGACAAATTTTCCAAAGATCTATCTACATCTCTGCCTTCTGCATCTTCAGCCCATCATTGTGCGCACCAATGGAGGAAATCCAAGAGACTGCTACGGAGAAAGAATCTGATCAAccaaggagttactggagatggAGCAAAACTGATTTCTTTCCAGAACCATCTTTTCAGAACTGGGCTACATACAAAACAGCAATCACTGAATCTGGGTCAAGATTCAAAGATCGTTTCCTCAACCGTTCAACCGATTCTTTCGAGCTCAATGTGCTGCAGAAACAAAGTGAAAACACATTGCACAGATGCCTTACATGGTGGGATCTTATGTGGCTCAGCTTTGGTTCTGTCGTTGGTACTGGGATTTTTGTGCTTACTGGACAAGAAGCACATAACCATGCAGGTTCTGCTATTGTTATATCATATGCAATTTCAGGTCTCTCAGCTTTATTATCTGTTTTCTGCTATACAGAATTCGCAGTGGAAGTTCCAGTTGCTGGTGGTTCTTTTTCTTATTTGAGGATTGAATTGGGAGATTTTGTAGCTTTTATTGCTGCAGGTAATATTCTCTTGGAAGCTGTAGTTGGTGCAGCTGGATTAGCTAGATCCTGGACATCATACtttgctacaattatcaatcGTAATCCTGATTCTTTGCGTATACATATTAGTAGCTTTGCTGAAGGTTATAATATGTTAGACCCAATTGCTGTTGTAGTGTTATTAATAACAAACACTATTGCGATGCTCGGTACAAGAGGAGCTTCCAAATTGAACTGGATTGCATCTCTTGTTACTGTTGCATTGATTGTTTTTATAGTAATAGCTGGTTGCGTGAAAGGAAGTGTTGATAATTTAACTCCCTTTGCTCCATATGGAGCAGGAGGTATTTTTCAAGCTGCAGCAGTTCTGTTTTGGGCATACACAGGATTTGATATGGTTGCAACAATGGCAGAAGAGACTAAGAAACCTGAAAAGGATATACCAATAGGGTTAATCGGTTCCATGTCAATGATCACTATAGTTTATTGTTTGATGGCTTTGTCACTAAGTATGATGCAGAAATATACTGAGATAGATGTGAATGCAGCTTATTCAGTTGCATTTCAAAGTGTGGGTATGAAATGGGCAAAGTATTTAGTTGCAGCTGGTGCTCTTAAGGGAATGACTACTGGATTAATTGTTGGTGGGTTAGGGCAAGCACGTTACACCACACAGATTGCTCGATCTCATATGATCCCACCTTGGTTTGCGTTGGTGCATCCGAAAACAGGAACACCCATTTATGCGGCCTTATTAGTAACCATATGTTCCGCCTGTGTGGCTTTGTTCTCCAGTTTGGATGTCCTATCGAGTGTTTCCTCACTCAGTACTCTATTCATCTTCATGCTAATGGCTGTTGCATTGATTGTTAGGCGATATAACGCGAGGAATGTCTCTTCTACGGTTGATCGCTGCAAATTGGGTTTGTTTCTATTCATGATAATTGGTTCATCTATTGGAACATCAGTTTATTATAGCCGTAATGCTAATGGATGGATTGGACATATGATAACCATACCCATTTGGGTTCTTGGGAATtttggaattatgatttttcttcCTCAGCAGCATTTTCCAAAG CTTTTGTGA
- the LOC113286674 gene encoding cationic amino acid transporter 5-like isoform X2, with product MEAKPLLKPYKEMGKTELYHSPSLCAPMEEIQETATEKESDQPRSYWRWSKTDFFPEPSFQNWATYKTAITESGSRFKDRFLNRSTDSFELNVLQKQSENTLHRCLTWWDLMWLSFGSVVGTGIFVLTGQEAHNHAGSAIVISYAISGLSALLSVFCYTEFAVEVPVAGGSFSYLRIELGDFVAFIAAGNILLEAVVGAAGLARSWTSYFATIINRNPDSLRIHISSFAEGYNMLDPIAVVVLLITNTIAMLGTRGASKLNWIASLVTVALIVFIVIAGCVKGSVDNLTPFAPYGAGGIFQAAAVLFWAYTGFDMVATMAEETKKPEKDIPIGLIGSMSMITIVYCLMALSLSMMQKYTEIDVNAAYSVAFQSVGMKWAKYLVAAGALKGMTTGLIVGGLGQARYTTQIARSHMIPPWFALVHPKTGTPIYAALLVTICSACVALFSSLDVLSSVSSLSTLFIFMLMAVALIVRRYNARNVSSTVDRCKLGLFLFMIIGSSIGTSVYYSRNANGWIGHMITIPIWVLGNFGIMIFLPQQHFPKVWGVPLVPWLPSLSIGLNLFLIGSLGSEAFVRFGICTLVMLAYYLFCGLHATYDVAHQKQDDPGYVQDANIKGKTTDETESGTVVQRS from the exons ATGGAAGCAAAACCACTGCTCAAACCTTACAAAGAAATGGGCAAGACCGAACTCTATCACAG CCCATCATTGTGCGCACCAATGGAGGAAATCCAAGAGACTGCTACGGAGAAAGAATCTGATCAAccaaggagttactggagatggAGCAAAACTGATTTCTTTCCAGAACCATCTTTTCAGAACTGGGCTACATACAAAACAGCAATCACTGAATCTGGGTCAAGATTCAAAGATCGTTTCCTCAACCGTTCAACCGATTCTTTCGAGCTCAATGTGCTGCAGAAACAAAGTGAAAACACATTGCACAGATGCCTTACATGGTGGGATCTTATGTGGCTCAGCTTTGGTTCTGTCGTTGGTACTGGGATTTTTGTGCTTACTGGACAAGAAGCACATAACCATGCAGGTTCTGCTATTGTTATATCATATGCAATTTCAGGTCTCTCAGCTTTATTATCTGTTTTCTGCTATACAGAATTCGCAGTGGAAGTTCCAGTTGCTGGTGGTTCTTTTTCTTATTTGAGGATTGAATTGGGAGATTTTGTAGCTTTTATTGCTGCAGGTAATATTCTCTTGGAAGCTGTAGTTGGTGCAGCTGGATTAGCTAGATCCTGGACATCATACtttgctacaattatcaatcGTAATCCTGATTCTTTGCGTATACATATTAGTAGCTTTGCTGAAGGTTATAATATGTTAGACCCAATTGCTGTTGTAGTGTTATTAATAACAAACACTATTGCGATGCTCGGTACAAGAGGAGCTTCCAAATTGAACTGGATTGCATCTCTTGTTACTGTTGCATTGATTGTTTTTATAGTAATAGCTGGTTGCGTGAAAGGAAGTGTTGATAATTTAACTCCCTTTGCTCCATATGGAGCAGGAGGTATTTTTCAAGCTGCAGCAGTTCTGTTTTGGGCATACACAGGATTTGATATGGTTGCAACAATGGCAGAAGAGACTAAGAAACCTGAAAAGGATATACCAATAGGGTTAATCGGTTCCATGTCAATGATCACTATAGTTTATTGTTTGATGGCTTTGTCACTAAGTATGATGCAGAAATATACTGAGATAGATGTGAATGCAGCTTATTCAGTTGCATTTCAAAGTGTGGGTATGAAATGGGCAAAGTATTTAGTTGCAGCTGGTGCTCTTAAGGGAATGACTACTGGATTAATTGTTGGTGGGTTAGGGCAAGCACGTTACACCACACAGATTGCTCGATCTCATATGATCCCACCTTGGTTTGCGTTGGTGCATCCGAAAACAGGAACACCCATTTATGCGGCCTTATTAGTAACCATATGTTCCGCCTGTGTGGCTTTGTTCTCCAGTTTGGATGTCCTATCGAGTGTTTCCTCACTCAGTACTCTATTCATCTTCATGCTAATGGCTGTTGCATTGATTGTTAGGCGATATAACGCGAGGAATGTCTCTTCTACGGTTGATCGCTGCAAATTGGGTTTGTTTCTATTCATGATAATTGGTTCATCTATTGGAACATCAGTTTATTATAGCCGTAATGCTAATGGATGGATTGGACATATGATAACCATACCCATTTGGGTTCTTGGGAATtttggaattatgatttttcttcCTCAGCAGCATTTTCCAAAGGTCTGGGGTGTTCCATTAGTTCCATGGCTGCCATCTTTGTCAATTGGATTAAACTTGTTTCTAATTGGATCACTTGGTTCTGAAGCTTTTGTGAGGTTTGGAATCTGTACACTGGTGATGCTGGCGTACTATCTATTTTGTGGTCTTCATGCGACATATGACGTTGCACACCAGAAGCAAGATGATCCAGGATACGTACAG GATGCTAACATTAAGGGGAAAACAACGGATGAAACAGAGAGTGGAACAGTAGTACAAAGGAGTTAA
- the LOC113286674 gene encoding cationic amino acid transporter 5-like isoform X1: MLLVLLGNPKHGKICLKSHKTRVRQIFQRSIYISAFCIFSPSLCAPMEEIQETATEKESDQPRSYWRWSKTDFFPEPSFQNWATYKTAITESGSRFKDRFLNRSTDSFELNVLQKQSENTLHRCLTWWDLMWLSFGSVVGTGIFVLTGQEAHNHAGSAIVISYAISGLSALLSVFCYTEFAVEVPVAGGSFSYLRIELGDFVAFIAAGNILLEAVVGAAGLARSWTSYFATIINRNPDSLRIHISSFAEGYNMLDPIAVVVLLITNTIAMLGTRGASKLNWIASLVTVALIVFIVIAGCVKGSVDNLTPFAPYGAGGIFQAAAVLFWAYTGFDMVATMAEETKKPEKDIPIGLIGSMSMITIVYCLMALSLSMMQKYTEIDVNAAYSVAFQSVGMKWAKYLVAAGALKGMTTGLIVGGLGQARYTTQIARSHMIPPWFALVHPKTGTPIYAALLVTICSACVALFSSLDVLSSVSSLSTLFIFMLMAVALIVRRYNARNVSSTVDRCKLGLFLFMIIGSSIGTSVYYSRNANGWIGHMITIPIWVLGNFGIMIFLPQQHFPKVWGVPLVPWLPSLSIGLNLFLIGSLGSEAFVRFGICTLVMLAYYLFCGLHATYDVAHQKQDDPGYVQDANIKGKTTDETESGTVVQRS, from the exons ATGCTCCTAGTTCTTTTAGGTAACCCAAAACACGGAAAGATATGTCTCAAATCCCACAAAACACGGGTTAGACAAATTTTCCAAAGATCTATCTACATCTCTGCCTTCTGCATCTTCAGCCCATCATTGTGCGCACCAATGGAGGAAATCCAAGAGACTGCTACGGAGAAAGAATCTGATCAAccaaggagttactggagatggAGCAAAACTGATTTCTTTCCAGAACCATCTTTTCAGAACTGGGCTACATACAAAACAGCAATCACTGAATCTGGGTCAAGATTCAAAGATCGTTTCCTCAACCGTTCAACCGATTCTTTCGAGCTCAATGTGCTGCAGAAACAAAGTGAAAACACATTGCACAGATGCCTTACATGGTGGGATCTTATGTGGCTCAGCTTTGGTTCTGTCGTTGGTACTGGGATTTTTGTGCTTACTGGACAAGAAGCACATAACCATGCAGGTTCTGCTATTGTTATATCATATGCAATTTCAGGTCTCTCAGCTTTATTATCTGTTTTCTGCTATACAGAATTCGCAGTGGAAGTTCCAGTTGCTGGTGGTTCTTTTTCTTATTTGAGGATTGAATTGGGAGATTTTGTAGCTTTTATTGCTGCAGGTAATATTCTCTTGGAAGCTGTAGTTGGTGCAGCTGGATTAGCTAGATCCTGGACATCATACtttgctacaattatcaatcGTAATCCTGATTCTTTGCGTATACATATTAGTAGCTTTGCTGAAGGTTATAATATGTTAGACCCAATTGCTGTTGTAGTGTTATTAATAACAAACACTATTGCGATGCTCGGTACAAGAGGAGCTTCCAAATTGAACTGGATTGCATCTCTTGTTACTGTTGCATTGATTGTTTTTATAGTAATAGCTGGTTGCGTGAAAGGAAGTGTTGATAATTTAACTCCCTTTGCTCCATATGGAGCAGGAGGTATTTTTCAAGCTGCAGCAGTTCTGTTTTGGGCATACACAGGATTTGATATGGTTGCAACAATGGCAGAAGAGACTAAGAAACCTGAAAAGGATATACCAATAGGGTTAATCGGTTCCATGTCAATGATCACTATAGTTTATTGTTTGATGGCTTTGTCACTAAGTATGATGCAGAAATATACTGAGATAGATGTGAATGCAGCTTATTCAGTTGCATTTCAAAGTGTGGGTATGAAATGGGCAAAGTATTTAGTTGCAGCTGGTGCTCTTAAGGGAATGACTACTGGATTAATTGTTGGTGGGTTAGGGCAAGCACGTTACACCACACAGATTGCTCGATCTCATATGATCCCACCTTGGTTTGCGTTGGTGCATCCGAAAACAGGAACACCCATTTATGCGGCCTTATTAGTAACCATATGTTCCGCCTGTGTGGCTTTGTTCTCCAGTTTGGATGTCCTATCGAGTGTTTCCTCACTCAGTACTCTATTCATCTTCATGCTAATGGCTGTTGCATTGATTGTTAGGCGATATAACGCGAGGAATGTCTCTTCTACGGTTGATCGCTGCAAATTGGGTTTGTTTCTATTCATGATAATTGGTTCATCTATTGGAACATCAGTTTATTATAGCCGTAATGCTAATGGATGGATTGGACATATGATAACCATACCCATTTGGGTTCTTGGGAATtttggaattatgatttttcttcCTCAGCAGCATTTTCCAAAGGTCTGGGGTGTTCCATTAGTTCCATGGCTGCCATCTTTGTCAATTGGATTAAACTTGTTTCTAATTGGATCACTTGGTTCTGAAGCTTTTGTGAGGTTTGGAATCTGTACACTGGTGATGCTGGCGTACTATCTATTTTGTGGTCTTCATGCGACATATGACGTTGCACACCAGAAGCAAGATGATCCAGGATACGTACAG GATGCTAACATTAAGGGGAAAACAACGGATGAAACAGAGAGTGGAACAGTAGTACAAAGGAGTTAA